Proteins found in one Plectropomus leopardus isolate mb chromosome 9, YSFRI_Pleo_2.0, whole genome shotgun sequence genomic segment:
- the slitrk4 gene encoding SLIT and NTRK-like protein 4 has translation MLLVLLLAAFSSSISGSLSSSLSSPSMLDGPQMADPSASDLMAETCSACSCMSVENVLYANCEKITVYRPTQLIPPPSSLYHLNFQNNFLIILYPNSFLNFTHAVSLQLGNNKLQNIEGGAFMGMSALKQLHLNNNELKVLRADTFLGIENLEYLQADYNLIKYIEKGAFNKLHKLKVLILNDNLIQALPDNIFRFASLTHLDIRGNRIQKLPYLGVLEHIGRIVELQLDDNPWNCTCDLAPLKAWLENMPYNIFIGEAICETPSDLYGRLLKETNKQELCPMGTGSDFDVRMPPAPPDNGQSPSKMSPTTVAPIATKSPKTTDSSKIYGNGIVAGLPPFGRNSQIVSFQTRTPPFMCPQPCSCKAHPSDFGISVSCQERNIKNLADLIPKPPNAKKLHLSGNYIRDISPSDFQGFEGLDLLHLGSNQIVTVQKGVFANLTNLRRLYLNGNQLEQLHPEMFLGLANLQYLYLEYNAIKEILAGTFDSMPNLQLLYLNNNVLRSLPAYVFEGVSLARLNLKNNHFMTLPVSGVLDKLQSLTQIDLEGNPWECSCDLVALKLWLEKLSDGVAAKEVKCASPVQFSNIELRLLKNEILCPKLVARPPFILTSPTPVLTSVSPAGVGKAPPGGPVPLSIMILSILVVLILTVFVAFCLLVFVLRRNKKPVGRQEGLGDQECGSMSLQLRRHSHKSGKKGSIPGDDLGGETFIPQTIEHIGKSHTCGIGRSSDMDAGFKFADSQRQKIILRNSADKDKDSLSTLERNKRLSTIDELEEFLPHREPSMFIQNFLDSKRDFNSIGMGGYEIRYPEKTLDKKMKKSSLIGGNHSKIVVEQRKSEYYELKAKLQGTPDYLQVLEEQTALSKM, from the coding sequence ATGCTGCTCGTACTCCTGCTGGCAGCCTTTTCTTCCTCCATCTCcggctccctctcctcctccctctcctccccctctatGTTGGACGGACCTCAGATGGCAGACCCGTCCGCCTCGGACTTGATGGCTGAGACCTGCAGCGCTTGCTCCTGCATGTCGGTGGAAAACGTGCTATACGCCAACTGCGAGAAGATCACTGTCTATCGACCCACACAGCTCATCCCGCCGCCCTCGTCCCTCTACCACCTGAATTTCCAGAACAACTTCTTAATCATACTCTACCCAAACTCGTTCCTGAACTTCACCCACGCTGTGTCACTGCAGCTGGGGAACAATAAACTGCAGAACATCGAAGGTGGAGCATTCATGGGGATGAGCGCGTTGAAACAGCTGCACCTGAACAATAACGAGTTAAAGGTGCTGCGAGCAGACACTTTTCTAGGGATAGAGAACTTGGAATACCTACAGGCTGACTACAATTTGATAAAATACATTGAAAAGGGAGCATTTAACAAACTGCACAAGCTAAAAGTGCTCATCCTGAATGATAATCTCATACAGGCACTTCCTGACAACATATTTCGCTTTGCCTCGCTCACACACCTGGATATAAGGGGGAACAGGATCCAGAAGCTTCCTTATTTGGGGGTTCTGGAGCATATTGGGCGCATTGTAGAACTGCAGCTGGACGACAACCCCTGGAACTGTACCTGTGATCTAGCACCTCTTAAGGCATGGCTTGAAAATATGCCCTATAACATTTTTATCGGCGAGGCCATATGTGAAACCCCAAGTGACTTGTACGGGAGGCTCCTGAAAGAAACCAACAAACAGGAGCTTTGTCCCATGGGAACAGGAAGTGACTTTGATGTTAGGATGCCGCCCGCACCACCTGATAATGGGCAGTCCCCCTCCAAAATGTCCCCAACCACTGTGGCTCCCATTGCCACAAAATCGCCAAAAACCACAGATTCATCCAAGATTTACGGTAATGGTATTGTAGCTGGTTTACCCCCTTTTGGAAGAAATAGCCAGATTGTTTCCTTTCAGACACGGACCCCTCCATTTATGTGTCCACAGCCATGCAGCTGTAAAGCCCACCCTTCTGACTTTGGCATCAGTGTCAGCTGTCAGGAAAGGAATATTAAGAACTTAGCTGATCTCATTCCAAAACCACCAAATGCCAAGAAACTTCACCTGAGTGGAAATTACATCCGTGACATAAGCCCGTCTGATTTCCAAGGCTTTGAGGGCTTAGATTTGCTACATCTTGGCAGCAATCAGATAGTCACAGTCCAGAAAGGTGTGTTTGCTAACCTCACTAATCTGAGGAGACTGTATTTGAATGGAAACCAGCTTGAACAGTTACACCCAGAGATGTTTTTGGGTCTGGCAAACCTACAGTACCTATATTTGGAATACAATGCCATAAAAGAAATCTTAGCGGGTACCTTTGACTCCATGCCGAACCTACAACTCCTGTATCTCAACAACAATGTTCTGCGGAGTCTCCCCGCATATGTGTTTGAGGGTGTCTCTTTAGCCAGGCTGAATCTGAAAAACAACCACTTCATGACCCTACCAGTGAGTGGTGTCTTGGACAAGCTGCAATCATTGACCCAGATAGACCTGGAAGGGAACCCGTGGGAGTGTTCCTGCGATCTTGTTGCCCTCAAACTCTGGCTAGAGAAGCTAAGTGATGGAGTGGCTGCCAAAGAGGTGAAATGTGCCTCCCCTGTGCAGTTCTCCAACATTGAGCTGCGTCTCTTGAAAAATGAGATCCTGTGTCCTAAGCTTGTTGCAAGACCACCGTTTATTCTCACTAGCCCCACCCCTGTTTTGACCTCAGTCTCGCCTGCTGGAGTTGGCAAGGCACCACCGGGAGGGCCTGTGCCTCTCTCCATTATGATCCTCAGCATCCTCGTAGTGCTTATCCTTACTGTGTTTGTGGCCTTCTGCCTTCTAGTCTTTGTCCTGAGGCGGAATAAAAAACCAgtgggcaggcaggaggggctCGGGGATCAGGAGTGCGGCTCCATGTCATTGCAGCTCCGCAGACACAGCCACAAATCCGGCAAAAAAGGCTCCATCCCAGGAGACGACTTGGGAGGCGAGACATTCATCCCCCAGACCATTGAGCACATCGGCAAGAGCCACACCTGCGGGATCGGACGCTCCTCAGACATGGACGCCGGGTTCAAGTTTGCAGACTCCCAGAGGCAGAAGATCATCCTCCGGAACAGCGCTGACAAGGATAAAGACTCGCTTTCCACCTTGGAGCGCAACAAACGCCTCAGCACCATCGACGAACTCGAGGAGTTCCTCCCACACCGAGAGCCTAGCATGTTCATCCAGAACTTCCTGGACAGCAAAAGAGATTTCAACAGTATAGGGATGGGCGGGTACGAAATCCGCTACCCAGAGAAAACGCTGGATAAAAAGATGAAGAAGTCGTCGCTGATAGGCGGGAACCACAGTAAGATCGTGGTGGAGCAGAGAAAAAGTGAGTATTACGAGCTGAAAGCCAAGCTCCAAGGAACGCCTGATTACCTGCAGGTGCTTGAGGAGCAGACTGCACTGAGTAAAATGTAG